A single region of the Palaemon carinicauda isolate YSFRI2023 chromosome 17, ASM3689809v2, whole genome shotgun sequence genome encodes:
- the LOC137656547 gene encoding uncharacterized protein — translation MKSPLMCWRRGGGGAGAGGEGKKDKNEARLEAEEHAAKKKAEADELAAQRDADDRAARGLVDAALLEAELEVQRQQLEYEIRSEAGESQCGSEVSSHAGSVRVPSVKVVETEHESRINQWRLSVAHHHGNDPSAMRTLDPVDHTRGPECYSTPMEFHSRPLDPTSTPFAPRHATFEPSVTDPLTNNSQVLKALECTLASSNVLARTTLLPPTKLERFGGDFTKFNWFKMSFKWHIENNTSDLERRLNHLYHILDGPPRNLVEHCLHLSPTIGYDEAWKQLSEFYGREVDATEAFIRQLLEWKEIPAGDSEGLKNYSSYLKKVKAAQGANYTRIELQETMRKIVEKLPHPLRVRWVSKYLEHEHKLPALITFVERQALVAKELKYYECDRRPSKGKPEDTSKPIKAKALPVHHSSPSDNGIYCVYCKKNKHGIQSCHRFQSLNLDDRCNAVVDAKLCFRCLNVAHNHEACEEESTCGKCGLGTHHTLLHYVKKTPPGDSANSKRATVSKTSDKPKAEAGTTSNAPPDRTNTETAPEAGTPATTGHVHAMSTDRRPDGRTMLKLIPVMVNGMCTTVGFIDGGAAPTLAARSLIDRLGVTGRPCNQTMVTEAGTFASKEVVQLILGNINGDEEEERVKEVFVTDKINVSTDYIMPSDWLKRWPHMADVELQSLPTDHEQVELVIGLDTTLNGVILEQRHGTANEPSTYLTKVGWGAFGPTGDRCASEVPPVHHVHRKFDPQDLTEQLRSHFNRDFFEKESLSRLEDSLEDKRFLATVNNTTQHRHGKYMAKLPFKDSTPLPDNMNMAIRRAGSLKRRLDNDEAYKTSYVAQMEKYTDKGYAERVPVSQLDRKDGRVWLMPHHSVRHPDKQKDRVVFDLKARHRGTSLNEHLRQGPDLTNSLTGVLLRFREGQHAITADVQEMFHQVKVPEEDRDCLRYLCWPEGVTSKELQVFRMTSHVFGARSSPSVVNFCLHKTALDFGGKYNEEASNSIRHNFYVDNLLKTMDDEEECIKLTRDLINLCRDGGFTLNQWTSSSKQILAAIPREERDDSVAVLDLNKDELPTERALGIHWNMSIDVFTFRIILKDKPFNRRGVLSVVASIYDPLGYLSPVTLIAKILLQEMCRRKLSWAEEMSADELVRWKTWLAQLPQLEEFQLRRSFIPPDFGDVDTLQLHHFADASQTGYGVVSYLRVVGVNGKIHCTLVIGRARVAPLKRTTIPRLELTAAAIAAQMDSKLKTELDLKLAPSVFWTDSTSVLKYLRNPTARYQTIVDNRVNLIRDTSDIMAWRYINTTANPADLASHGLSVADFLQSSLWFSGPDFLKMDETHWPTMPEDVVRGELDPDAEVKTSPVFDITKKEPTFIESIATRFSSWLKFVRTVAWMTRFIHHMQKARHTAATHSRGRSLKRSSKLIKLRPFIKDGLLHVGGRLQKSTLADTAKHPIILPSSSLAVKLMVRATHESCGHCGQNHLMTQLRTNYWIVRGNAIVKTVIRECLVCRRLSRRPLVQVMAELPSDRLCPDESPFTNTGLDCFGPFLVKQGRSTVKRWGAIFTCLTSRAVHLEVIDTMEQDSYVNAIRRFVARRGPIKRMWSDNGTNIVATE, via the exons GCACGCTTAGAAGCGGAAGAACATGCAGCCAAGAAGAAAGCTGAAGCTGATGAACTCGCTGCTCAGAGAGATGCCGATGATCGGGCCGCTAGAGGGCTAGTTGACGCTGCATTGCTGGAGGCCGAGCTCGAGGTTCAGAGACAGCAACTTGAATACGAAATTAGATCAGAGGCAGGAGAGTCGCAATGTGGTTCGGAAGTGTCTTCACATGCCGGAAGCGTGAGAGTTCCCAGTGTAAAGGTCGTGGAGACTGAACATGAGTCTAGGATCAATCAATGGAGGCTAAGTGTCGCCCACCACCACGGGAATGACCCAAGTGCTATGCGGACATTGGACCCTGTAGATCATACAAGAGGACCAGAATGTTATTCTACACCCATGGAATTCCACTCACGGCCATTGGATCCCACCTCAACTCCTTTCGCACCACGACATGCCACATTTGAACCCTCTGTTACTGACCCCTTGACCAACAACTCTCAAGTGCTTAAGGCACTCGAATGCACTCTTGCTAGCAGCAATGTGTTGGCGCGGACAACGCTGTTACCACCTACTAAACTTGAGCGCTTTGGAGGTGACTTCACCAAATTTAATTGGTTCAAGATGTCCTTCAAATGGCACATTGAGAACAATACCTCGGACCTCGAGCGCAGGCTGAACCACTTGTATCATATCCTAGATGGGCCTCCGAGAAACCTGGTTGAGCACTGCTTGCACCTGTCACCAACAATTGGGTACGATGAAGCTTGGAAGCAGCTGAGTGAATTCTACGGCAGAGAAGTCGATGCTACCGAAGCTTTTATTCGTCAGCTTCTCGAATGGAAGGAAATCCCAGCAGGTGATAGCGAAGGTTTAAAGAACTACTCTTCTTACCTAAAGAAGGTGAAGGCTGCACAGGGTGCAAATTACACTAGAATTGAGCTGCAAGAAACTATGAGAAAGATAGTGGAAAAGCTCCCTCACCCTCTTCGGGTAAGATGGGTCTCTAAGTACCTAGAACACGAACACAAGCTTCCAGCCCTGATCACCTTTGTGGAGAGACAGGCACTGGTCGCTAAAGAACTGAAGTACTACGAGTGCGACCGTCGTCCATCCAAGGGCAAACCTGAGGACACGAGCAAGCCGATTAAAGCTAAAGCCTTGCCTGTTCACCACAGCTCTCCTTCTGACAATGGGATATATTGCGTATACTGCAAGAAAAATAAGCACGGAATTCAGTCGTGCCACCGATTCCAAAGCCTCAATTTGGATGACCGCTGCAATGCTGTGGTGGATGCCAAACTCTGCTTCAGATGCTTAAATGTTGCGCACAATCACGAAGCCTGTGAAGAAGAATCTACGTGTGGCAAGTGTGGCTTAGGGACGCATCACACGCTCTTGCACTATGTGAAGAAAACCCCTCCAGGGGACAGTGCAAACTCCAAGAGAGCAACTGTGTCCAAGACATCTGACAAGCCTAAAGCGGAGGCTGGGACGACTAGCAATGCACCACCTGATAGAACTAACACCGAAACCGCTCCAGAGGCTGGGACTCCTGCGACGACGGGGCACGTACACGCCATGTCCACTGACCGACGACCTGATGGTCGTACAATGTTGAAGCTTATCCCAGTCATGGTGAACGGAATGTGCACTACGGTCGGCTTCATAGATGGAGGAGCCGCACCCACGTTAGCCGCAAGGAGCCTAATAGATCGGCTAGGTGTAACGGGAAGGCCTTGCAACCAGACCATGGTGACAGAGGCCGGTACGTTCGCCTCCAAAGAAGTGGTCCAACTCATCCTTGGTAACATCAACGGAGATGAGGAGGAAGAACGAGTAAAAGAAGTCTTTGTTACTGACAAAATTAATGTGTCGACGGACTACATAATGCCTTCGGACTGGCTGAAGAGATGGCCACACATGGCAGACGTAGAGCTGCAAAGCTTGCCAACTGACCACGAACAGGTCGAGCTAGTGATCGGGTTAGACACGACCCTGAATGGAGTCATTCTGGAGCAACGCCACGGCACTGCCAATGAGCCATCTACCTACCTAACCAAGGTTGGGTGGGGGGCTTTCGGTCCTACTGGAGACCGGTGTGCATCGGAGGTCCCACCCGTGCATCATGTTCATCGAAAATTTGACCCTCAAGACTTGACAGAGCAACTGCGGAGTCATTTTAATAGAGATTTCTTCGAAAAGGAATCCCTCTCCAGATTGGAAGATTCCCTAGAGGATAAGAGATTCTTGGCCACCGTGAATAACACGACACAGCATCGACATGGAAAGTACATGGCCAAGCTGCCATTCAAGGACTCTACTCCTCTACCTGATAATATGAATATGGCAATTCGACGAGCCGGAAGCTTGAAAAGAAGACTAGACAACGACGAAGCTTACAAGACATCCTACGTAGCTCAGATGGAGAAATATACTGATAAGGGCTACGCCGAAAGGGTTCCTGTAAGTCAGCTAGACAGAAAGGACGGGCGCGTATGGCTCATGCCGCACCACTCTGTTAGGCATCCTGACAAACAGAAAGACCGAGTGGTCTTCGATCTGAAGGCAAGGCACCGAGGAACATCTCTCAACGAACATCTGAGGCAAGGCCCTGACCTCACCAATAGCCTGACGGGTGTTCTCCTGCGTTTTAGAGAGGGTCAACATGCCATCACAGCAGACGTGCAGGAGATGTTCCATCAGGTGAAGGTACCTGAAGAGGACAGGGACTGCCTGAGGTACCTCTGCTGGCCAGAAGGTGTCACCAGCAAGGAACTGCAAGTCTTCAGAATGACGTCCCACGTTTTTGGCGCAAGATCATCGCCGAGCGTTGTTAACTTCTGCTTACACAAAACGGCCCTGGACTTCGGAGGCAAGTATAACGAAGAAGCTTCTAACTCTATACGTCACAACTTCTACGTCGACAACCTCCTCAAGACGATGGATGATGAGGAAGAATGCATTAAACTGACAAGAGATCTGATCAACCTGTGCAGGGATGGAGGTTTCACTCTTAACCAATGGACCTCCAGCAGCAAGCAAATTCTAGCTGCGATCCCCAGGGAAGAACGAGACGACTCTGTGGCTGTCCTAGACTTGAATAAAGATGAGCTGCCAACTGAACGAGCCCTGGGGATCCATTGGAATATGAGCATAGACGTGTTCACGTTCAGAATCATCCTTAAAGACAAGCCTTTCAACCGACGTGGTGTGCTCTCTGTTGTTGCATCGATCTACGACCCCTTGGGCTACTTATCCCCCGTCACTTTGATCGCGAAGATCCTGTTGCAAGAAATGTGCCGAAGGAAGCTATCGTGGGCTGAGGAGATGTCTGCTGATGAACTTGTTCGATGGAAGACCTGGCTTGCGCAGTTGCCACAACTGGAAGAGTTTCAACTGCGAAGGTCCTTCATACCACCAGACTTCGGAGATGTTGACACCCTTCAGCTGCACCACTTTGCAGACGCAAGTCAGACAGGCTATGGTGTAGTTTCTTACTTGCGTGTAGTTGGTGTCAACGGAAAGATTCATTGCACTCTCGTCATAGGACGGGCGAGAGTCGCCCCTCTGAAAAGGACCACCATCCCTCGTCTTGAGCTGACGGCGGCTGCTATCGCTGCACAGATGGACTCAAAGCTGAAGACTGAGCTCGATCTGAAACTGGCCCCGTCAGTCTTCTGGACTGATAGCACGTCAGTATTGAAATATCTCAGAAATCCGACTGCGAGGTATCAGACCATCGTGGACAATAGGGTCAATCTCATTAGGGATACATCCGACATTATGGCTTGGAGATACATCAATACTACTGCGAACCCAGCAGACCTCGCGTCACATGGCCTCTCCGTCGCTGACTTCCTCCAATCATCTTTGTGGTTTTCAGGACCAGATTTCCTCAAGATGGACGAAACGCACTGGCCAACCATGCCCGAAGACGTTGTCAGAGGAGAGCTTGATCCAGACGCCGAAGTGAAGACTTCTCCCGTCTTCGATATAACGAAGAAAGAACCAACGTTCATTGAATCAATAGCGACAAGATTCTCCTCCTGGTTGAAGTTTGTCAGGACCGTCGCGTGGATGACAAGATTTATCCACCACATGCAGAAGGCTCGCCATACAGCGGCGACTCACTCTCGA GGAAGATCGCTGAAGAGGTCTAGTAAATTAATCAAGCTGAGACCATTTATCAAGGATGGATTGCTCCACGTTGGTGGTCGATTGCAGAAATCAACACTGGCAGATACGGCCAAGCATCCGATCATCCTACCCAGCAGTTCTCTGGCGGTCAAGCTTATGGTGAGAGCCACGCACGAATCCTGCGGCCATTGTGGCCAGAACCACCTGATGACCCAGTTGAGGACAAACTACTGGATCGTCCGCGGAAATGCGATAGTCAAGACTGTCATTCGAGAATGCTTGGTCTGTCGCAGACTAAGTCGTCGTCCTTTAGTTCAGGTGATGGCTGAACTGCCATCCGACCGGCTTTGTCCAGATGAATCCCCATTTACTAACACTGGATTGGACTGTTTCGGACCGTTCTTAGTGAAGCAAGGAAGGTCCACAGTGAAGCGTTGGGGCGCTATCTTTACATGCCTTACCTCGCGAGCAGTCCACCTGGAAGTGATCGATACAATGGAACAAGACTCCTACGTCAACGCCATCAGGCGTTTCGTAGCTCGCAGGGGGCCTATCAAGAGAATGTGGTCCGACAACGGGACCAACATTGTGGCCACGGAATGA